One Staphylococcus ratti DNA segment encodes these proteins:
- a CDS encoding bifunctional 3-deoxy-7-phosphoheptulonate synthase/chorismate mutase codes for MTNHLETYRKEIEEINERILTLLSKRGELAKKIGEEKRKQSTVIYDPQREKEMLNVLIDKNQGPFNDNVIKQLFKEIFKASTDLQKSDNEKHLYVSRKLKPEDTIVTFENGGKLGEGMKSFVFGPCSVESYEQVEAVAKNLKQKGEKFIRGGAFKPRTSPYDFQGLGEEGLKILKQIKDKYDLNVVSEIVHPNDFAVADEYLDVFQIGARNMQNFELLKEAGRTSKPILLKRGLSATIEEFVYAAEYIASQGNQNIILCERGIRTYEKATRNTLDISAVPILKQGTHLPVLVDVTHSTGRKDIMLPAAKAALAIGADGVMAEVHPDPSVALSDSAQQMDLNEFDAFYNEIKPLSEMYNNNTLK; via the coding sequence ATGACGAATCATTTAGAAACATATAGAAAAGAAATAGAAGAAATTAACGAACGGATTTTAACATTACTTTCCAAGCGAGGCGAACTTGCCAAGAAAATAGGTGAGGAAAAACGTAAACAAAGTACTGTAATTTATGACCCTCAAAGAGAAAAAGAAATGTTGAATGTGTTAATAGATAAAAACCAAGGACCGTTTAATGACAATGTGATTAAACAGTTATTTAAAGAAATTTTTAAAGCCTCAACGGATTTACAAAAATCTGATAATGAAAAACATTTGTACGTTTCTCGTAAGCTCAAACCTGAAGACACGATTGTGACGTTTGAAAATGGTGGTAAATTAGGTGAAGGCATGAAGTCCTTCGTTTTTGGCCCATGCTCGGTTGAATCATACGAACAAGTAGAAGCTGTAGCCAAAAATTTAAAACAAAAAGGTGAGAAATTTATTCGTGGTGGTGCATTTAAACCTAGAACGTCTCCATATGATTTCCAAGGTTTAGGTGAAGAAGGGTTAAAAATTCTCAAACAAATTAAAGATAAATATGATTTAAATGTAGTCAGTGAAATTGTACATCCGAATGATTTTGCGGTTGCAGATGAGTATTTAGATGTATTTCAAATTGGCGCTAGAAACATGCAAAATTTCGAATTATTGAAAGAAGCAGGACGTACGTCGAAACCGATTTTGTTAAAGCGTGGACTATCTGCAACGATTGAAGAATTCGTATATGCGGCAGAATACATTGCATCGCAAGGGAATCAAAATATCATTTTATGTGAGCGTGGTATCCGTACGTATGAAAAGGCGACACGTAACACACTAGATATTTCAGCTGTGCCGATTCTTAAACAGGGAACGCATTTACCTGTGTTAGTAGATGTGACGCATAGTACAGGACGTAAAGACATCATGTTACCAGCAGCTAAAGCAGCTTTAGCAATTGGAGCAGATGGGGTGATGGCAGAAGTACACCCAGATCCTTCTGTAGCTTTAAGTGATAGCGCGCAACAAATGGATTTAAATGAGTTTGATGCATTTTACAATGAAATTAAACCATTATCTGAAATGTACAATAACAACACTTTAAAATAA
- a CDS encoding acetoin utilization protein AcuC, whose translation METQHALQTGYVYSDALLQYRFHNEHPFNQMRLKLTTELLLSTGLLNEAQFIKPRIATVDEISTVHKYDYIQAIKRGERNLLAPDEKAKYGLEGEDTHIFPKIHRSAATIVGGGLNLIDAIMENRFKNGCHLGGGLHHALESRANGFCVYNDAAIYIHYLIHKYNQRVLYVDTDAHHGDGVQWRFYTSNEVMNYSIHETGKFLFPGSGHYTERGDDQGFGYTVNVPLEPYTEHDSFMSVFKQTLENVAATFKPDFIVSVNGSDIHYLDPLTHMHCDLNTLYEIPYFVNAIAEKYANGKIIMLGGGGYNIWRVVPRAWSHVYLSLINHPPLQGHLPESWLKKWKQYSPCPIPEKWEEDFPDFQTIPRCEEITQKNESVANKIQNWF comes from the coding sequence ATGGAAACACAACACGCTTTACAAACGGGCTATGTTTATTCAGATGCACTTTTACAATACCGCTTTCATAATGAGCATCCATTTAATCAAATGCGACTCAAGTTAACTACTGAATTATTACTATCTACAGGCTTATTGAATGAGGCACAGTTTATCAAACCTAGAATAGCAACCGTTGATGAAATTTCTACGGTACATAAATATGATTATATTCAAGCTATTAAACGTGGTGAACGCAATCTACTCGCACCTGATGAAAAAGCAAAATATGGTTTAGAGGGCGAAGATACACACATCTTCCCAAAAATTCATAGAAGTGCTGCCACTATCGTTGGTGGCGGACTCAATTTAATTGATGCAATCATGGAAAATCGTTTCAAAAATGGCTGTCATTTAGGCGGCGGTTTGCATCATGCTTTAGAAAGTCGTGCAAATGGATTTTGTGTTTATAATGATGCAGCCATCTATATTCACTACTTAATTCATAAATACAATCAGCGTGTATTATACGTTGATACAGATGCTCATCATGGCGATGGTGTACAATGGCGCTTTTACACTTCAAATGAAGTCATGAATTATTCTATTCATGAAACAGGTAAATTTTTATTTCCAGGATCCGGTCATTATACTGAACGTGGCGATGACCAAGGATTTGGTTACACAGTTAATGTCCCTCTTGAACCCTATACAGAGCATGATAGTTTCATGTCTGTGTTTAAACAAACGTTAGAAAACGTTGCAGCTACCTTTAAACCGGATTTTATTGTCAGTGTGAACGGCTCCGATATACATTATCTTGATCCACTCACACATATGCATTGCGATTTAAATACACTTTATGAAATCCCCTATTTTGTAAATGCTATTGCAGAAAAATATGCGAATGGGAAAATAATCATGCTTGGTGGTGGCGGTTATAATATTTGGCGTGTTGTCCCACGCGCTTGGAGCCATGTTTATTTAAGTTTAATCAATCATCCGCCTTTACAAGGACATTTACCTGAATCATGGCTAAAAAAATGGAAACAGTATAGCCCATGCCCAATCCCTGAAAAATGGGAAGAAGATTTTCCTGATTTCCAAACGATACCAAGATGTGAAGAAATCACTCAAAAAAACGAAAGTGTTGCTAATAAAATCCAAAATTGGTTTTAA
- the acsA gene encoding acetate--CoA ligase codes for MKVEIYKGEEGNFNLKDYEKTYKDFKWEDVEKAFSWHETGKINMAYECIDRHVDEGKGDKIALNYKDDTRKESYTFKEMQQKSNQAANVLKDKAHVEKGDRVFIFMPRTPELYFAFLGILKIGAIVGPLFEAFMEKAVKDRLENSDAKVVITTNSLLSRIPKDDLPNLETIIIVDDHVEEGYVDFNQELAKASDDFEIEWLDKEDGLILHYTSGSTGQPKGVLHVQKAMLVHYISGKYVLDLQDDDVYWCTADPGWVTGTSYGIFAPWLNGITNCIAGGRFSPEGWYSMIEDFKVTIWYTAPTALRMLMSAGDDLVGKYDLSSVRSILSVGEPLNPEVIKWAKKVYDKRVLDTWWMTETGGHMIVNYPTIDIKLGSMGKPLPGVEAAIIDNEGNPLPPNRMGNLAIKKGWPSMMYKIWKNPEKYKSYFIGDWYISGDSAYQDEDGYFWFQGRVDDVIMTAGERVGPFEVESKLVEHEAVAEAGVIGKPDPVRGEIIKAFVALRQGYEPSEQLKEDIRKFVKEGLAAHAAPREIEFKDKLPKTRSGKIMRRVLKAWELDLPTGDLSTMED; via the coding sequence ATGAAAGTCGAAATTTATAAAGGGGAAGAAGGTAACTTCAATTTAAAAGACTATGAAAAAACATATAAAGATTTTAAGTGGGAAGATGTAGAAAAAGCATTTTCTTGGCATGAGACAGGTAAAATTAATATGGCATATGAATGTATAGATCGCCACGTTGATGAAGGTAAAGGCGATAAAATTGCTTTAAATTATAAAGATGACACTCGTAAAGAAAGTTATACTTTCAAAGAAATGCAACAAAAAAGCAATCAAGCGGCCAATGTTTTAAAAGATAAGGCACATGTTGAAAAAGGTGACCGTGTCTTTATCTTTATGCCACGTACACCTGAATTGTATTTTGCATTTTTAGGGATTTTGAAAATTGGGGCAATTGTAGGCCCTTTATTTGAAGCATTCATGGAAAAGGCGGTAAAAGATCGCTTAGAAAATAGTGATGCAAAAGTCGTGATTACTACGAACAGTTTATTATCGCGTATTCCTAAAGACGATTTACCAAACTTAGAAACGATTATTATCGTTGATGATCATGTAGAGGAAGGATACGTTGATTTTAACCAAGAATTAGCAAAAGCGAGCGATGATTTTGAAATTGAATGGTTAGATAAAGAAGATGGTTTGATATTGCATTACACTTCTGGGTCAACAGGGCAACCTAAAGGGGTATTACATGTCCAAAAAGCAATGTTAGTTCATTACATATCAGGAAAATATGTGCTTGATTTACAAGATGATGATGTTTATTGGTGTACAGCAGATCCCGGTTGGGTTACAGGGACTTCTTATGGAATATTTGCTCCGTGGCTTAATGGTATAACTAACTGTATCGCTGGCGGTCGTTTTTCTCCTGAAGGTTGGTACAGTATGATTGAAGACTTTAAAGTTACAATTTGGTATACTGCCCCAACTGCATTACGTATGCTTATGAGTGCAGGAGATGATTTAGTTGGAAAATATGATCTATCATCTGTGAGAAGTATTTTATCAGTAGGTGAACCACTCAATCCAGAAGTTATTAAATGGGCTAAAAAGGTTTATGACAAACGTGTCTTAGATACTTGGTGGATGACAGAAACGGGTGGTCATATGATTGTCAATTACCCAACAATAGACATTAAACTTGGTTCAATGGGGAAACCGTTACCTGGCGTAGAAGCGGCAATTATCGATAATGAAGGTAATCCACTACCGCCCAATCGTATGGGTAACCTCGCCATAAAAAAGGGTTGGCCGTCAATGATGTATAAAATTTGGAAGAATCCAGAAAAATACAAATCGTATTTTATTGGAGATTGGTACATCTCTGGTGATTCTGCTTATCAAGATGAAGATGGCTACTTCTGGTTCCAAGGCCGTGTAGATGATGTTATTATGACAGCCGGGGAACGGGTAGGTCCTTTTGAAGTAGAATCTAAATTGGTAGAGCATGAAGCTGTAGCTGAAGCGGGTGTCATCGGTAAACCGGACCCTGTACGTGGAGAAATTATTAAAGCCTTTGTTGCATTAAGACAAGGGTATGAGCCTTCTGAGCAATTGAAGGAAGACATTCGAAAATTTGTGAAAGAAGGACTTGCCGCACATGCAGCCCCTCGTGAAATAGAATTTAAAGACAAATTACCAAAAACCCGTTCAGGTAAAATTATGCGTCGTGTGTTAAAAGCTTGGGAACTTGATCTTCCTACAGGTGATTTAAGTACAATGGAAGACTAA
- a CDS encoding DUF948 domain-containing protein, whose product MEWILPLAGIIAAIAFLILCIGIVVVLVSVKKNLDHVAKTLDGVEGQIQGITRESTDLLHKANRLTEDIQDKSNRLNSVVDAVKGVGESVQTLNGSVDRVTHSITNNISQNEDKISQVVQWSNVAMEIADKWQNRQSRRNSAAYKTNNVSSDVNRSSKSGSSLSNEELVKSEYENKDLDDFNTNPESVNTKYTTLNDDSNRK is encoded by the coding sequence ATGGAATGGATTTTACCACTCGCAGGAATTATTGCTGCTATCGCATTCTTAATTTTATGTATTGGAATCGTTGTAGTTTTAGTTTCTGTTAAGAAAAACTTGGATCATGTTGCTAAAACACTTGATGGTGTGGAAGGCCAAATCCAAGGGATTACACGTGAATCTACGGATTTACTTCATAAAGCGAATCGCTTAACTGAAGATATCCAAGATAAATCAAACCGTTTAAACTCTGTTGTTGATGCTGTAAAAGGCGTTGGCGAATCAGTACAAACATTAAATGGTTCTGTTGACCGTGTAACACACTCAATTACGAATAACATTTCACAAAATGAAGACAAGATTTCTCAAGTTGTTCAATGGTCAAATGTTGCGATGGAAATTGCTGATAAATGGCAAAACCGTCAAAGTCGTAGAAACAGTGCAGCTTATAAAACGAACAACGTGTCATCTGATGTCAATCGTAGTTCTAAATCAGGTTCATCTTTATCTAACGAAGAATTAGTGAAGAGTGAATATGAAAATAAAGACTTAGATGATTTCAACACAAATCCTGAATCAGTAAACACAAAATACACGACTTTAAATGATGATTCGAATCGTAAATAA
- a CDS encoding GNAT family N-acetyltransferase — protein MKHIKTYEKEAVTIDNKTLILEGPVEKEQLETMTFDEGLNAFRVPLEQFQAIQEISTLDEGRIYIIRENNHIVGYVTYLYPDPMERWSNGNLPYLLELGAIEISLPYRNYGLGRELLKLSTRSPELEDYIIITTEYYWHWDLKNSGLDVFEYKKLMQRMMANGGLEVFATDDPEITSHPANSLMARIGKNITVEQMSAFDDIRYMNRFFF, from the coding sequence ATGAAACATATTAAAACTTATGAAAAAGAAGCTGTAACGATAGACAATAAAACACTGATACTAGAGGGGCCAGTTGAAAAAGAACAACTCGAAACAATGACATTTGATGAAGGCTTAAATGCATTCCGTGTCCCTTTGGAACAATTTCAAGCCATCCAAGAAATTAGTACATTAGACGAAGGCAGAATTTATATTATACGTGAAAACAACCATATCGTCGGTTATGTAACCTACTTATATCCAGATCCTATGGAAAGATGGTCTAATGGAAATTTGCCCTATTTATTAGAACTTGGTGCTATAGAAATAAGTTTACCTTATCGAAATTATGGTCTAGGGCGGGAGCTATTAAAGTTGAGTACAAGAAGTCCGGAATTAGAAGATTACATAATCATCACGACTGAATACTACTGGCATTGGGATCTTAAGAACTCTGGATTAGACGTTTTTGAATATAAAAAATTAATGCAACGTATGATGGCAAATGGCGGCTTGGAAGTTTTTGCAACAGATGACCCTGAAATCACAAGTCATCCAGCTAATAGTTTAATGGCGAGAATTGGAAAAAATATTACTGTAGAGCAAATGAGCGCTTTTGATGATATACGTTATATGAACCGGTTCTTTTTTTAA
- the ccpA gene encoding catabolite control protein A, giving the protein MTVTIYDVAREARVSMATVSRVVNGNQNVKPETREKVNEVIKRLNYRPNAVARGLASKKTTTVGVIIPDISNIYYSQLARGLEDIATMYKYHTIISNSDDDPEKEKEIFNNLLSKQVDGIIFLGGTLTSEIKAQIAKASIPVVVSGTNGKDDGIASVNIDFEKASQEITEQLIQSGATKFAFVGGGHSKKAQDDALKGLKTQLSQHNMEVDHHLMYVGNETYKDGLRAFEKLSTYQPDAVLSISDEQAIGIVHGAMDHGLKVPEDIQVISFNNTRLVEMVRPQLSSVIQPLYDIGAVGMRLLTKYMNNENIEEPNVILPHKIRYRGTTKI; this is encoded by the coding sequence ATGACGGTAACCATTTACGACGTGGCACGCGAGGCGCGTGTTTCAATGGCGACAGTTTCACGTGTTGTCAACGGCAATCAAAATGTAAAACCAGAAACAAGAGAAAAAGTTAATGAAGTGATTAAGCGATTAAACTATCGTCCTAATGCGGTTGCAAGAGGGCTTGCAAGCAAAAAAACAACAACAGTAGGTGTAATTATACCTGATATTTCGAATATTTATTATTCTCAACTTGCAAGAGGTTTAGAGGATATTGCAACAATGTATAAATACCACACAATCATTTCAAATTCCGATGATGATCCTGAAAAAGAAAAAGAAATTTTTAATAACTTGTTAAGTAAACAGGTCGACGGTATTATTTTTCTAGGCGGTACGTTAACTTCAGAAATTAAAGCACAAATTGCTAAAGCTTCAATTCCTGTTGTTGTATCCGGAACAAATGGTAAAGATGATGGTATCGCTTCAGTGAATATTGACTTTGAAAAAGCGAGTCAGGAAATTACAGAGCAATTAATCCAATCAGGTGCAACTAAGTTTGCTTTTGTCGGCGGAGGCCATTCTAAAAAAGCACAAGATGATGCATTAAAAGGTTTGAAAACACAACTTTCTCAACATAATATGGAAGTGGATCATCATTTGATGTACGTTGGTAACGAAACTTACAAAGATGGTTTACGCGCTTTCGAAAAATTAAGTACGTATCAACCCGATGCCGTATTATCTATTAGCGATGAACAAGCTATTGGAATCGTTCACGGAGCAATGGACCATGGTCTTAAAGTACCTGAAGACATTCAAGTTATCAGCTTTAATAACACGCGACTTGTAGAAATGGTGCGACCTCAATTATCTAGTGTTATTCAACCGTTATATGATATCGGTGCTGTAGGCATGCGTTTGTTAACGAAATATATGAATAACGAAAACATTGAAGAACCTAATGTGATTTTACCGCATAAAATAAGGTATCGCGGAACAACAAAAATATAA